The following DNA comes from Mugil cephalus isolate CIBA_MC_2020 chromosome 6, CIBA_Mcephalus_1.1, whole genome shotgun sequence.
TATTATGATGCTCTACAAGGTTAAAGATTATATCAGTAGTGGATACAGTAAAGTATGAAGTGTATAATTATCTTGAGCAGAACGTACACACAGGAGTGAAAGCAGACTGAGGGAAACATGCTGCAAATTAATCAATgctaaaagagagaaaacacatcCAAATATGGAAGACATAGAGAAAAATGCAATAAGAAAAAGGTGTCCAGTGTTGATGGATGGAAGCATTAGCAAAGGCAGAGATCCAAAGGGTAGgctttaaaatgaataacagaAACAGTAACTTGCACAAAATAATTAACCCACTGTAGCAGTTTTCATATTtgcgtgtgtttttgtatttgtttttttttttcacttcttaaTTTAAAGTATTTCCCTTAATGCTTCTTCCTCTGGGGCCACTGTACATAAGTACATATGAACATATTGTATGTAGGTGCGTAAAACAGACTTTTGACGGCagaattacaataataataattccatcTTCCCAAGCCTTTACATTTGCAGCAGTGATAATCACTTACACCACTGCCCTCTACAAGTATTTATCTTCATTAGGAGTTAGTAATATAGAGCCGGCTCTCTCACTTCATCTGGTGGCTGGCCAGCTCCCAGCCGGCAGAACAATCTCCTGGGGAGAAACAAGAAATCTACAGCAGGGTAAAATATTGTCCTAAATATTAAATGAGCCACAAATGGTTGTAAAACATGCGGCAGGTCAGGGCTAAACCTATGAAtcagtgtttccattttaaactCTAATTTTACCCATTTATCTAGCGCTGCTGTAAAGTGCTGTAGGTTTCATTAGTAGTTTTATCGGCGGCTTTCCTTCGCAGCTAAGAGGTCCTGACATTCCAGTGTAGAAACAGCTGGGAGGAAGGAACGCAGAGAGTGTGAGAAACCAGAACCATGTTATGAttgtggagcaaaaaaaaaaaaaaaaaaaaacatgcctcaAATACTCAACAACAATGACGTAGAATTTGGTACAAAGatatttatgattttatgaTTATCCTTTGTGTCTATTTGTGCCTTTTGTGTcctatcagagaatggacatgggtcttctgagggtctCCTTGGTGTCATTGGTTtggggtgagggtgcctggtctggtctggtctaggtgggcgcttCATAtctaacatccacataaatgccaggtccaaaagtttgccagcagaacactgaattgtcacaagatgctcaatgttatttacttcacttgtcggtggtcttaatgttgtggctgatcagtgtatgagcCAGAGATGAAGAAATGTGACGGGACCCTTCACATTTGATCACTTTAGCGTCTTTCTCATCACCTTACAAAACCCTgctgttttttaaagatttatagAACGTGCACGTGATGAAATGCACAACGTGACACAATACACAACCTTCACATTTTGTCTACTTCCAGTATTTGCATCTTAGCTGTGTAGAAACAAGTGCAACTCGCATGTTTTCAGTCttgcactgttttatttttttcatcaactCTTCAACTTCTTGCACATTTGTGAGATAGATTTTCTGAGGATGCGGTTTCTGGTCCTGGAGCTGGCGTCAAACTGTTCAGACCTTATGGTCACGGGCCACTTGGTGTAGAGGGCGTCTGCGTATTTTAGcctggcttcttttttttttaaacaaagaaaaataaaccatGACTGCTTCTAAAAATGTATAGTATTTAAAAGTTGATACAAAGGAGATGCAGTACATACGTTCGGActtgtgtcttgtttttccgGTGGCAGAGGGCAGGTCGTTGTGTTCTTCGACAGCTTCACTGTCTGATTTATTCTCTCCAACCCAGTTGTTGCAGAGCacagtttttctcctgcactCCTTCTGGCTCTTCAGGCACTCAAGGCGTACTCCTTCTTGCACTTTTCGAGAATGACAAACCTCGGCCTCCTCACGccccctctgctgctgctgctgctgctgctgctgctttcttgGATCATTCCCAGCGAGTCTTCTGATGGGCTCCTCTTTCACTGCCATCACATCCTCCCACTGAAACCTCTCCTTCTTcaattgttctttttgtttctttgaggcCTTCAGCTCATTTGTCAtactctccatcttcttcttaaCGCTTTCTTTCTGTCGGTGCAAATGTTGATCGTGCAGATCACAAATTACTCTGCAGCCCACCTCGACGTCGCTCAACCTTTCGGCTCTTCTCTCCTCCAGGGTCAGCCGTTTCATTCTGTTAGCCATCTCAATTTCAGTGTTAAGGTGCCTTTGGTTAAGCGAcatcgtgttttctttttccagcaTATCAATGTGCGGGTTGGTTTGCTTTGAACCTGTTGTGGAGGTTTTTGTTCAAACTTAGCTGAGGCTTCTtagaatgtttctttttaaaaaatgcagcagAGATGTTTGGCTGCAATGACTTGAAGGGAAGTGGTTTCACGTTGtgaagtgtgaagtgtgaagtggAAGGACAGGTGATATCCAGAGTAGTGTGGACATATACAGATGTTTGTATTTAGAGTAAACAGACATAAAAAGCTTAGGCTGTAAGTCACCAGAAGCACATTTATGGCCTTGTGAGTTCCTGTGTTGCTCTACCATAGACTGGCTGGTGAAAGAAACAACCAGCACTACTGGCTCACGCACATCAACAGATGCAGGAAAAATCAGGAAAACTGGAGGAAACTGCTGCTCTGCTCGGCCTCAAAATAAACTCACCAAAAACCAAAGCAATGCACATCAACAGCAAGAACATAATCATGGACCAAAACCCACTAGAAGATGTAAACAGTTTCACATACCTCGGGAGCATCATTTCTCCAAGCCAACATGCTAAACAATATCTGGAAGGCAAAAAACCTGTCACTCAAGACTAAGCTACAAATCTCCAACTCAAACTCATCTTCAACCACTCTACTCCATGGCTCAGAAACCTGGaaaaccaccaccactaccaccataCCCAGTAAGCTGCAGACCTCCCATCAACCGATCCCTCAGACGCCTCCTGAGAATATACTGGCCCAACACCATCTCCACCGGCAACCTGTGGGAACTCACTAAACAAGACACAATAGAAATCCCGAATccggaggaggaaatggaagtGGAGAGGCCACACActcagaagaaataaatcaatcacAAAACAGGCGCTGACGTGGAGCCcacagggaaagagaaagagaggcagaccGAGAACCACGTGGAGAGGAATCACAGAacaggagatgaagaaagaaggGCTGTCCTGGCAACATTTGGAGCGGAGGGCCGAGGCTGGAGTGAATGGAGGATGGCCTACGTTCCTTTGGGAATCTAAAGGCCTAAGTGAGTAAGTAATACCACTGTGCATTCACTGGCCCAGGTGGGGACATGGGACAGTTCAGGCGGAACTGCTCAGCTTCAGGTTGGCGCAGACCAAATAAGGATTCCACAAAGTTCTACAGGAAGAATAAAGTTGAATAAAGGAGTCGATTCGCgtgatttaaaacataaatccaCAGCAGACTGATCTTGTTAGGGCAAGGAAAGTATATCATTTCGTCCAGAATAACAGAAATTTGTGGCCTTTCAGCTGCCTTACTTAGCAATATCGAGAGTGACAACTGAGACCGAAGTATGGTGGATTTAGTTTTCTTCCTTGATCGAATTTTAAAAGATAACAGCGAGAACTGTACTCTTGGGAATATGGAGACTGCGCACAACAAGCTATTGGACTTCACACTGTTCGTTGAGAGGAAACACATCAACAATAAAATCCCGTGGAAGCGACTTTCTATCAATTCAGGCTGATGAGAACGCTTGATATTACCACACAGAGCCCAATCATGCTTGACTGATGACAAAACCAATGTGCTGGAATGATTCAGAGATGGGGAGTTCATTGTGTTGCAGTCATCTAAAACTGACTcaattgcattaaaaaaaaaaagcggatcTGCCAGGCAAATGACGTCTGGATGGATGGAGCCAGCGTGATGAGAGGTACCACTTCAGgttttcagaggaaaatatGGTCTACGCCTCTGCTTTGGGTCCTAAAACACCGGAGATGAGTGGACATAAGACGTAAAAACTGAACGCGCTGtgcactttgaaataaacaggtattcgtgtggatgtagGCACAGCAAGGACAAATATGTTTTAGCTGTTTCTGGAGAAGTGGGTTCAGATACTGTTTCTCCTCTATAGCTCCTCATGGCcacagaggaagcagagaggtGCTTCTCTGCTTTGAAATGAATTGAAACTCAAACAGTAGTTTACTCAGTTCCATACTTTTGACTGTGATGCTCAAAGCAGGCATTGGGGACGCATTAGATAGTGCAGAAATagttttgtgttgtgcttgtgCCATTCAAACCATGACTGCCTGGTCTAAGTTGGACAATAGAGCAGCACAGACTGCTGACTGATGCCAGGTTGGCTCCATGGATTACTGCTTTGGGTGCCACCATCTACAGCCACAGACGTGGAGACTCATCAGTCCAGGCTATGTTTTTATGGTCTTCAAAGGCCCAGTTTTGATGAGCCTGTGCACACTACAGCCCCTGATTTATGTTATCAGACAACTGCTGCTGTAACTCATCTGCCTTAAAGCTAGACATGTTGCTCCGAATGGCTTTCCTGCTCAACACACTGGTAAACAGTTGTTGTCCGGCTAAAAATATGTCCACTCCACCCAAGGTATTTCTATCAGCAGAAGTGCCATTcgctggttgttttttgttttgttttattagtaCGAGTTTATTCAACAGTGCGTTAGTGAATCAGCAGTTTCAAGTACGGCCCCAGCAATAACGGCACTGCCAAGTTCACCTCAATTTGATGTCTGATGCTAACAGCAGAGTTGTTTGAGATCTACCGCGCTTTGTTTGCAAACAGAGTCGAGTCGGGCAGTTTGCAGCAGGTTTAGGTTTGCGCATGAAGTCACAGAAACACGTCGTGTTGGATGTGATTTAATAAAACGTTATCAGTTCGTACACGGTCTCCGGTAGATTTAATTATGATGGGGAGGCCTGATAAAAATGCCTTACACAAGCGCTGTGGGATACATTCTCACGTAAATGAGAATTGTTTCACGTAATCTGAACAGATCTGCTCGGCTTAAATCACccaaacaaagtgaaaatgcaaataagtattcagacacagaaaaggtgaaTACAGACTTTCATTACTGATATATGAgaaaattagataaaaaaaaaaaacactttcccaTGTGTAAAGGAGCTATTTTAAGAGACTTCACAATACACGTAGCGGATGTTTTTGTTATGGGGTACTTAACATCGTATGCAGTTAATGATCAGTGACAGAAATATTTTCAGGCACTCTGACACCTAATCATCATGATCAAGTGTCCTGTCGGAGGAGAGCACCTGTGGAGCCGGGATCCAGACAGTGCAGCTGCCTTAACCTCATGTGGTTTCATCACTGTCTGCGTTTCCACGACATCAGAACAAATGAGTAACATGTCGGACTAAAGGCTGTATTTCACTGCTGCCATTTGACTGGCTGCATGATAACTGCATGAATAATGAGTGTATATTCATAAAGGACGTAGGATGACCTTTACTCATGCTTCCTTTGTCACTGGATCTATGAGAAGTGTCTTGGTTTAGTTTGACAGTGTTGCTAAACTGTTTTCCAATACCACATCCTTTTCTGGTCCAGTGCGTTTGCAGGGGTCCTTATTAGCGGAAAATTATTAGTATTTACAGTTGTGTTTTAATGGCTGTATGATGACCTGTAACTACAAactgttcttcttcttagaCTGAACCCTCGTGTCTGAATATGAGAGTGGAGTCACGGTGGTAAAAACAGGCAAACTACAGTAGCTTTAGAATGGGCCTTCCTCAAGGAGGGGTAAAATGAGGTATTCAGATGGCTGCAATCTGCAATCTCACCACTAGGTGGCTCTAAATCTAACACATTTAGCAGAAGAAATGAAGGAGATTACAATAAATCCAAAGATCAAACTCATGGCAAATACTGGTTGAGGTGTCTCTCTCAAGTAAAACAGCCTGGGTATCATCAGCCATAGACTGATCACACCGATCATAGACTGGTCCCACTACACCCTATTACATGAAAAAGGTtacaaaatattatta
Coding sequences within:
- the LOC125010024 gene encoding putative uncharacterized protein DDB_G0274435 isoform X1; translation: MLEKENTMSLNQRHLNTEIEMANRMKRLTLEERRAERLSDVEVGCRVICDLHDQHLHRQKESVKKKMESMTNELKASKKQKEQLKKERFQWEDVMAVKEEPIRRLAGNDPRKQQQQQQQQQRGREEAEVCHSRKVQEGVRLECLKSQKECRRKTVLCNNWVGENKSDSEAVEEHNDLPSATGKTRHKSEQARLKYADALYTKWPVTIRSEQFDASSRTRNRILRKSISQMCKKLKS
- the LOC125010024 gene encoding capping protein inhibiting regulator of actin dynamics-like isoform X2 translates to MLEKENTMSLNQRHLNTEIEMANRMKRLTLEERRAERLSDVEVGCRVICDLHDQHLHRQKESVKKKMESMTNELKASKKQKEQLKKERFQWEDVMAVKEEPIRRLAGNDPRKQQQQQQQQQRGREEAEVCHSRKVQEGVRLECLKSQKECRRKTVLCNNWVGENKSDSEAVEEHNDLPSATGKTRHKSEPRLKYADALYTKWPVTIRSEQFDASSRTRNRILRKSISQMCKKLKS